The following are from one region of the Qipengyuania flava genome:
- the murG gene encoding undecaprenyldiphospho-muramoylpentapeptide beta-N-acetylglucosaminyltransferase encodes MTGASSRHYVLAAGGTGGHLLPAFALATELERRGHHVALITDARGAEIPGKPDFLPAHVIPAGRFGKNPLTWIKGGKAVLEGRRMALRLFESFEPSAVVGFGGYPSLPAILAATSAGVPTIVHEQNAVLGRVNRLFAGRVQAIATAYPEVERLDAKHAEKTHLVGNPVRAGVLSLRDEPFPAFTEEGLLRVLVTGGSQGARVLSEVVPDGLSMLPPALRERLQVTQQCRPEDLDAVRERYRVHGIPAELATYFEDMAARLADAHLFIGRAGASTIAELTAVGRPAILIPLPIATDDHQAANARELAKAGGARMVRQEKFTGKELAKQIKALAENPQGLAKAAHAAWNCGRPRAVEDLADLVESFGGADMMDVIKVGGNNARAASQGAPAGQGAAKERAE; translated from the coding sequence ATGACCGGGGCCAGCAGCCGTCACTATGTCCTTGCAGCCGGAGGTACCGGCGGCCACCTGTTGCCCGCCTTTGCGCTGGCCACCGAGCTGGAGCGGCGCGGGCACCATGTTGCGCTGATTACCGACGCACGCGGGGCAGAAATCCCCGGCAAGCCCGATTTCCTGCCCGCCCATGTCATTCCTGCGGGCCGCTTCGGCAAGAACCCGCTGACCTGGATCAAGGGCGGCAAGGCCGTGCTGGAAGGGCGCCGCATGGCGCTGCGCCTGTTCGAAAGCTTCGAGCCGAGCGCGGTGGTCGGCTTTGGCGGCTACCCCTCGCTGCCCGCGATCCTCGCGGCAACCAGCGCGGGCGTGCCGACCATCGTGCACGAACAGAACGCCGTGCTCGGCCGGGTGAACCGCCTGTTCGCCGGCCGTGTGCAGGCCATCGCGACGGCTTATCCGGAAGTCGAGCGGCTCGACGCGAAGCACGCGGAAAAGACCCACCTTGTCGGCAATCCAGTGCGCGCGGGCGTGCTTTCCCTGCGCGACGAACCCTTCCCAGCTTTCACCGAAGAAGGCCTGCTGCGCGTTCTCGTCACCGGCGGCAGCCAGGGCGCGCGGGTGCTGTCCGAAGTCGTGCCCGATGGCCTCTCGATGCTTCCGCCCGCGCTGCGCGAGCGCTTGCAGGTGACCCAGCAGTGCCGTCCGGAAGATCTCGACGCGGTGCGCGAACGCTACCGCGTCCACGGCATCCCGGCCGAACTCGCGACCTATTTCGAGGACATGGCCGCGCGTCTCGCCGATGCGCACCTGTTCATCGGCCGCGCAGGCGCCTCGACCATTGCCGAGCTGACAGCAGTAGGCCGCCCGGCAATCCTCATTCCGCTGCCAATCGCGACCGACGACCACCAGGCCGCCAACGCGCGCGAGCTCGCCAAGGCGGGTGGGGCGCGCATGGTCCGGCAGGAAAAGTTCACCGGCAAGGAGCTGGCCAAGCAGATCAAGGCGCTCGCGGAAAACCCGCAAGGGCTCGCCAAGGCCGCCCATGCAGCGTGGAATTGCGGCCGGCCCAGGGCGGTCGAGGACCTTGCCGACCTCGTCGAAAGCTTCGGCGGGGCGGACATGATGGATGTCATCAAGGTGGGCGGAAACAACGCGCGCGCCGCATCGCAGGGGGCTCCTGCCGGACAGGGCGCGGCAAAGGAGCGGGCGGAATGA
- the murB gene encoding UDP-N-acetylmuramate dehydrogenase translates to MAPDCEVEGGIAAPVEIQGLRGKLTADAPLAKLVWFKAGGRADWLFEPADLDDLKLFLERLGGDLPVMALGLGSNLIVRDGGVPGVVVKLGKPFARITYSDDCTLTCGAGAHGILVASTARDAGIAGVEFMRGIPGTVGGFVRMNGGAYGREVSDVLIDCDVVLPGGEYVTLPAADLQYTYRHSALPEGAVVVRARFQGEPGDPEVIGAKMDSIGEAREKSQPLRTRTGGSTFKNPPGKKAWELVDAAGCRGLKLGGAQVSEKHTNFLLNIDEATSADIEQLGEEVKRRVYENSGVELEWEIQRVGRP, encoded by the coding sequence ATGGCGCCCGACTGCGAAGTCGAGGGCGGCATCGCTGCGCCCGTCGAAATACAGGGCCTGCGCGGCAAGCTGACGGCGGATGCGCCGCTCGCAAAGCTCGTCTGGTTCAAGGCCGGTGGCCGGGCCGACTGGCTGTTCGAGCCGGCCGATCTCGACGATCTGAAACTCTTCCTCGAACGGCTCGGCGGGGACTTGCCTGTCATGGCGCTGGGCCTTGGCTCCAATCTGATCGTGCGCGACGGCGGCGTGCCGGGCGTTGTGGTGAAGCTGGGCAAGCCATTCGCGCGGATCACCTATTCGGACGATTGCACGCTGACCTGCGGCGCAGGCGCGCACGGCATTCTGGTTGCCTCGACCGCGCGCGATGCGGGCATTGCCGGTGTCGAATTCATGCGCGGCATCCCCGGCACCGTCGGCGGCTTCGTGCGTATGAACGGCGGCGCCTATGGCCGCGAGGTCAGCGACGTGCTGATCGATTGCGACGTGGTCTTGCCGGGCGGCGAATATGTGACGCTTCCGGCTGCGGACCTTCAGTACACCTACCGCCACTCGGCCTTGCCCGAAGGCGCGGTCGTGGTGCGCGCGCGTTTCCAGGGCGAACCGGGCGATCCGGAAGTCATCGGCGCCAAGATGGACTCGATTGGCGAAGCACGGGAAAAATCGCAGCCGCTGCGCACGCGCACGGGCGGATCGACCTTCAAGAACCCGCCGGGCAAGAAGGCCTGGGAGCTTGTCGATGCGGCCGGCTGCCGCGGCCTCAAGCTGGGCGGGGCGCAAGTGAGCGAGAAGCACACCAACTTCCTTCTCAATATCGATGAGGCCACCAGCGCCGACATCGAACAGCTTGGTGAGGAGGTGAAACGCCGCGTCTATGAAAACTCGGGCGTCGAGCTCGAATGGGAAATCCAGCGGGTGGGACGGCCGTGA
- the murC gene encoding UDP-N-acetylmuramate--L-alanine ligase yields the protein MRGVPTDIGTIHFVGIGGIGMSGIAEVMNNLGYSVQGSDMKESPTVERLRKRGITVAIGHAPENVEGAAVVVTSTAVKRTNPEVAYALENRIPVVRRAEMLAELMRLKSTVAVAGTHGKTTTTSMIAALLDAGKIDPTVINGGIIEQYGSNARLGDSEWMVVEADESDGSFLRLDGTIAVVTNIDPEHLDHYGDFDGVKDAFVEFIHNVPFYGAAVLCIDHEEVQAVIGKVRDRNVVTYGFNLQADICGVNVRPDAGGNCFDVIVRRRGQEDRRIEGVRLPMPGRHNVQNALAAIAVAIEMGCPDEVICNGFSAFGGVRRRFTKVGEVPSGEGVATIIDDYGHHPVEIKAVLGAARESAGEGRVIAVVQPHRYTRLRDLMDDFQSCFNAADEVFVTPVYAAGEDPIEGVDADALVAGLKARGHRAARTVADEGELASVLAQELRAGDFVVCLGAGDITQWAAGLQNGIAKATTS from the coding sequence ATGAGGGGCGTTCCCACAGACATCGGCACGATCCATTTCGTCGGCATCGGCGGCATCGGCATGTCTGGCATTGCCGAGGTGATGAACAACCTCGGCTATTCGGTCCAAGGTTCGGACATGAAGGAAAGCCCGACGGTCGAGCGGCTGCGCAAGCGCGGCATCACCGTGGCGATCGGTCATGCGCCGGAGAACGTCGAAGGCGCAGCCGTGGTCGTCACCTCGACCGCTGTGAAGCGCACCAATCCCGAGGTCGCTTATGCGCTGGAAAACCGCATTCCCGTGGTGCGGCGCGCGGAAATGCTGGCCGAGCTTATGCGCCTCAAGTCGACCGTCGCGGTCGCGGGTACGCATGGCAAGACGACCACGACCAGCATGATCGCCGCGCTGCTCGATGCAGGCAAGATCGACCCCACGGTCATCAACGGCGGCATCATCGAGCAATACGGTTCGAACGCGCGCCTCGGCGACAGCGAGTGGATGGTGGTCGAAGCCGACGAAAGCGACGGCAGCTTCCTGCGCCTCGACGGGACCATCGCGGTGGTCACCAACATCGATCCCGAACACCTCGATCACTACGGCGATTTCGACGGGGTGAAGGACGCCTTCGTCGAGTTCATCCACAACGTGCCCTTCTACGGCGCGGCGGTGCTGTGCATCGACCACGAGGAAGTGCAGGCGGTGATCGGCAAGGTGCGCGACCGCAATGTCGTGACCTATGGTTTCAACCTGCAGGCCGATATCTGCGGGGTGAATGTGCGGCCCGATGCGGGCGGCAACTGCTTCGACGTGATAGTGCGCCGCCGCGGCCAGGAAGATCGACGTATCGAAGGCGTGCGCCTGCCGATGCCCGGCCGTCACAACGTCCAGAACGCGCTCGCCGCGATTGCGGTGGCGATCGAGATGGGCTGCCCGGACGAGGTCATCTGCAACGGCTTCTCCGCCTTTGGCGGGGTCCGCCGCCGCTTCACCAAGGTTGGCGAAGTGCCGAGCGGCGAGGGCGTGGCGACCATCATCGACGATTACGGCCACCACCCGGTCGAGATCAAAGCCGTGCTGGGCGCAGCGCGCGAAAGCGCAGGCGAAGGCCGCGTGATCGCGGTCGTCCAGCCACACCGCTACACCCGCCTGCGCGATTTGATGGACGACTTCCAGAGCTGCTTCAACGCGGCCGACGAGGTCTTCGTGACCCCGGTCTATGCCGCGGGCGAGGACCCGATCGAGGGCGTCGACGCCGATGCACTCGTGGCGGGCCTCAAGGCGCGCGGCCACCGCGCAGCGCGCACCGTCGCTGACGAAGGCGAACTCGCCAGCGTCCTTGCGCAGGAACTGCGCGCGGGCGACTTCGTCGTATGCCTCGGCGCGGGCGACATAACCCAATGGGCAGCTGGCCTTCAGAACGGCATTGCCAAGGCGACCACGTCATGA
- a CDS encoding FtsW/RodA/SpoVE family cell cycle protein — protein sequence MSTVQPYVPGKRAPAHMPKGKLSRWSELKIWWREIDRVLLLLVLLLMSLGTIAVAAASPATASRLSTASITLDPLYFFYRHLAWQVLAIGTLLGISMLTRENARRLALLLAAGMTGLLFLVPLIGVEINGARRWINLGMQFQPSEFLKPGYAIALAWVLSWRLRDPNLPVLGIATAYLALIAALLMMQPNFGGTILFAGVWFVMVVLSGVDVKRLGAVVGGGIVGLTATYFLYDNARHRIDAFLGGGTAYDQVDLASRTLLAGGWTGAGYGLGIRKMSLPEAHTDYIFSVIGEEFGLIACAMIVLLYLAIVVRVLMRLIDEDDLFALLAGAGLTALLGGQAFINILVNLQLFPSKGMTLPLVSYGGSSTIAICITVGLLLAVTRRNPFLKSRTRGLGDRLGIGQTAPMNENTGSPRREIQP from the coding sequence ACCGTGCAGCCTTACGTCCCCGGCAAGCGCGCCCCGGCGCATATGCCCAAGGGCAAGCTTTCGCGTTGGTCGGAACTCAAGATCTGGTGGCGCGAGATCGACCGCGTGCTGCTGCTGCTTGTGCTGTTGCTGATGAGCCTTGGCACCATTGCCGTTGCCGCCGCCAGCCCTGCAACCGCCAGCCGCCTGTCGACCGCCAGCATCACGCTGGACCCGCTCTATTTCTTCTACCGACACCTCGCCTGGCAGGTGCTGGCCATCGGCACGCTACTCGGCATCTCGATGCTCACGCGCGAGAACGCCCGCAGGCTTGCCCTGTTGCTGGCCGCGGGGATGACGGGCCTGCTGTTCCTCGTCCCGCTGATCGGGGTGGAGATCAACGGCGCGCGGCGCTGGATCAACCTTGGCATGCAATTCCAGCCGTCCGAATTCCTGAAGCCCGGCTACGCCATTGCGCTGGCCTGGGTGCTGAGCTGGCGCCTGCGCGATCCAAACCTTCCGGTGCTGGGCATCGCCACCGCCTACCTCGCGCTGATCGCCGCGCTTTTGATGATGCAGCCCAACTTCGGCGGCACGATCCTGTTTGCCGGCGTGTGGTTCGTGATGGTCGTGCTCTCGGGCGTCGACGTGAAGCGCCTGGGCGCCGTGGTCGGTGGCGGCATCGTGGGCCTGACGGCGACCTATTTCCTTTACGACAACGCGCGCCACCGCATCGACGCCTTCCTTGGCGGCGGCACGGCCTACGACCAGGTCGACCTTGCCAGCCGCACGCTGCTTGCCGGCGGATGGACCGGCGCGGGCTACGGCCTCGGCATTCGCAAGATGAGCCTGCCCGAAGCGCATACGGACTACATCTTCTCGGTTATCGGGGAGGAGTTCGGCCTCATCGCCTGCGCGATGATCGTGCTCCTCTACCTCGCCATCGTCGTGCGCGTGCTGATGCGCCTGATCGACGAGGACGACCTGTTCGCTCTCCTTGCGGGCGCGGGGCTGACCGCGCTGCTGGGCGGGCAGGCCTTCATCAACATCCTCGTCAACCTGCAGCTCTTCCCATCGAAGGGCATGACGCTGCCGCTGGTGAGCTATGGCGGGTCCTCGACCATCGCGATCTGTATCACGGTCGGCCTGTTGCTGGCGGTCACGCGGCGCAATCCGTTCCTGAAAAGCCGGACCAGGGGACTTGGCGACCGCCTCGGCATCGGGCAGACGGCCCCGATGAACGAGAACACGGGTTCCCCGCGCCGGGAGATTCAACCATGA
- the ftsA gene encoding cell division protein FtsA: MAGPQPRITRVFGAVNVGSFRVSAMIMGEAEGGEMVVLGSSHRASDGIKRGYVTDMRAASHAIRTAVEKAEANANTSVQSVWIGCAGAGLSSKISSVEIAIGGRRIEEDDIEHLLYAARDHLHPDGRMVLHAQPAHYTLDGAHGVANPKGLHAEALGVDVHVTLAEGAPVRNLIEAVQTAHLDVEGVVASPLAAAYACLTGEERDLGVALVEIGAQVTNVSVHAAGMLLGLKSIPVGSNDITDAIASSLGIRRSQAERLKCVAGSAIATPTDHREMIPVNAPGEEPGGRLARGADEQNRIARAELVAIVTDRLGVVTAEIGKALKSMGFSGAQGGQVVLTGGGAELHGIAEFMQGALGRPVRIGKPPALQGLPEAHATPGFATLAGLCLYAADDPADIRSVGPRYQPTKRYRGVGLVNRVFQAVREYF; encoded by the coding sequence ATGGCCGGGCCGCAGCCTCGCATCACCCGCGTGTTCGGTGCGGTGAACGTCGGGTCCTTCCGCGTATCCGCCATGATCATGGGCGAGGCCGAAGGCGGCGAGATGGTCGTGCTCGGCTCCAGCCACCGGGCGAGCGACGGGATCAAGCGCGGCTATGTCACCGACATGCGCGCTGCCAGCCACGCGATCCGCACCGCAGTCGAGAAGGCGGAGGCCAACGCCAACACTTCGGTCCAAAGCGTGTGGATCGGCTGTGCGGGCGCTGGACTTTCCAGCAAGATCTCGAGCGTCGAGATCGCCATCGGCGGACGGCGCATCGAAGAAGACGATATCGAGCACCTGCTTTATGCGGCGCGCGATCACCTGCACCCGGACGGGCGCATGGTGCTGCACGCGCAGCCGGCGCACTACACGCTCGACGGCGCGCATGGCGTGGCCAACCCCAAGGGCCTCCACGCCGAGGCGCTGGGCGTCGATGTCCATGTGACGCTTGCCGAGGGCGCGCCGGTCAGGAACCTGATCGAGGCGGTCCAGACCGCTCACCTCGACGTCGAAGGCGTTGTCGCGAGCCCGCTGGCGGCCGCTTACGCCTGCCTGACGGGCGAGGAACGCGATCTCGGCGTAGCGCTTGTGGAAATCGGCGCGCAGGTCACCAATGTCTCGGTTCATGCCGCGGGCATGTTGCTGGGCCTCAAATCCATTCCCGTCGGGTCCAACGATATCACCGATGCGATAGCCTCCTCGCTGGGCATTCGCCGCAGCCAGGCCGAGCGCCTCAAATGCGTTGCCGGTTCGGCCATCGCCACACCTACCGACCACCGCGAGATGATCCCCGTCAACGCCCCCGGCGAAGAGCCCGGCGGCAGGCTGGCGCGCGGGGCGGACGAACAGAACCGCATTGCCCGGGCCGAGCTGGTTGCCATCGTCACCGACCGCTTGGGCGTTGTTACGGCCGAAATTGGCAAGGCACTCAAATCGATGGGCTTTTCGGGCGCGCAGGGCGGCCAGGTCGTCCTCACCGGCGGGGGGGCGGAGCTCCACGGGATCGCCGAATTCATGCAAGGCGCGCTGGGCCGCCCGGTGCGCATTGGCAAGCCGCCGGCGCTTCAGGGCCTGCCCGAAGCGCACGCCACACCGGGCTTTGCAACGCTGGCGGGTCTGTGTCTCTACGCCGCCGACGATCCGGCCGATATCCGCTCGGTCGGGCCGCGCTACCAGCCCACCAAGCGCTATCGCGGCGTGGGTCTGGTGAACCGTGTGTTTCAAGCGGTGCGCGAATACTTCTGA
- a CDS encoding D-alanine--D-alanine ligase: MAVLMGGWANERPVSLMSGEGVAKALEERGHKVTRIDMDRQVAARIAEVAPDVVFNALHGVPGEDGTVQGMLDLMGVPYTHSGLATSVIAIDKQLTKQALVPHGIPMPGGRIVKSADLYARDPLPRPYVLKPVNEGSSVGVAIVTDEGNYGNPIARDAKGPWQEFAELLAEPYIKGREMTTAVVDFEDGPRSLAVTELKPKSGFYDFDAKYTDGMTDHICPADIPDRIAALCHEYALKAHKVLGCRGTSRTDFRWDEEQGEDGLFVLETNTQPGMTPLSLVPEQARHAGIEYGELCELVVAAAMRHHTSKSDGTDG; encoded by the coding sequence ATGGCCGTGCTCATGGGTGGCTGGGCCAACGAACGACCCGTGAGCCTCATGTCTGGCGAGGGCGTCGCCAAGGCGCTCGAGGAACGCGGGCACAAGGTCACGCGCATCGACATGGACCGGCAAGTCGCCGCGCGCATTGCGGAAGTCGCACCCGATGTCGTCTTCAACGCGCTGCACGGCGTTCCGGGCGAGGATGGTACGGTGCAGGGCATGCTCGACCTGATGGGCGTCCCCTATACGCATTCCGGCCTCGCAACCTCGGTTATCGCGATCGACAAGCAGCTCACCAAACAGGCGCTGGTGCCGCATGGCATCCCCATGCCGGGCGGCCGGATCGTGAAAAGCGCCGATCTCTACGCGCGTGATCCCCTGCCGCGCCCCTATGTCCTTAAGCCGGTAAACGAAGGCAGTTCCGTCGGCGTCGCCATCGTTACCGACGAGGGCAATTACGGCAATCCGATTGCGCGCGATGCCAAGGGGCCGTGGCAGGAGTTTGCCGAGCTTCTGGCCGAGCCCTATATCAAGGGCCGCGAGATGACGACGGCGGTGGTCGATTTCGAAGACGGACCGCGTTCGCTCGCGGTTACCGAGCTGAAGCCCAAGAGCGGCTTTTACGATTTCGACGCCAAATACACCGACGGCATGACCGACCATATCTGCCCGGCCGACATCCCCGATCGGATCGCGGCGTTGTGCCACGAATACGCGCTCAAGGCGCACAAGGTTCTTGGCTGCCGCGGCACCAGCCGGACCGATTTTCGCTGGGACGAGGAGCAGGGCGAAGATGGCTTGTTCGTGCTCGAAACCAACACCCAGCCGGGCATGACCCCGCTCAGCCTGGTGCCCGAACAGGCGCGGCACGCGGGTATCGAATACGGCGAGCTGTGCGAACTGGTGGTGGCAGCGGCAATGCGTCACCATACCTCCAAATCGGACGGCACAGATGGCTAA
- a CDS encoding cell division protein FtsQ/DivIB produces MAKVSRKPTGVRRSAAARNRSQKARAAKRHTSGLLDRAMAALPFTEEQWHKFFLFVIVAAGLAVAWTIASFAGVPELARSELAKSASRSGFEVSRVQVSGVERMNEQLVYERVLAEQDRPMPLVELGDVRERLLELSWVADARVSRQLPDTLKIDIVERVPHAVLRKPDRLMLIDPEGNELEPISAKDAEGKLLIEGPGAARQVQELGKLLDAAPALKPQIASAEWVGNRRWNLTFKTGQLLALPEGDLGAPALVKFAQLDGMHRLIGGKPIAIDMRVPDRAYLRCEDGPCPKQVALNGRAQ; encoded by the coding sequence ATGGCTAAGGTCTCGCGCAAGCCTACCGGCGTGCGGCGGTCCGCTGCAGCGCGCAACCGCAGCCAGAAGGCGCGCGCGGCCAAGCGGCACACCAGCGGCCTGCTCGACCGCGCCATGGCGGCGCTGCCCTTCACCGAGGAGCAGTGGCACAAGTTTTTCCTGTTCGTGATTGTCGCCGCTGGCCTGGCCGTTGCCTGGACCATTGCCAGCTTTGCAGGCGTGCCCGAATTGGCGCGAAGCGAGCTGGCCAAGTCCGCCTCGCGCTCGGGGTTCGAGGTCAGCCGGGTGCAGGTGTCCGGCGTTGAGCGGATGAACGAGCAGCTCGTCTACGAGCGCGTTCTGGCTGAACAGGACCGGCCGATGCCGCTGGTCGAGCTTGGCGATGTGCGCGAGCGGCTGCTGGAATTGTCCTGGGTCGCCGATGCGCGCGTGTCGCGCCAGCTCCCCGATACGCTCAAGATCGATATCGTCGAGCGCGTGCCGCATGCGGTGCTGCGCAAGCCCGACCGGTTGATGCTGATCGATCCCGAGGGCAACGAGCTCGAGCCGATCAGCGCCAAGGATGCCGAGGGCAAGCTGTTGATCGAGGGGCCGGGCGCAGCGCGCCAGGTGCAGGAACTGGGCAAGCTGCTCGACGCAGCGCCTGCGCTGAAGCCGCAGATCGCCTCTGCCGAATGGGTCGGCAACCGGCGCTGGAACCTCACCTTCAAGACCGGCCAGCTGCTGGCGCTTCCCGAAGGCGATCTCGGCGCGCCGGCGCTGGTCAAGTTCGCCCAGCTCGACGGGATGCACCGTCTGATCGGCGGCAAGCCCATCGCGATCGACATGCGCGTGCCCGACCGGGCTTACCTGCGCTGCGAAGACGGGCCGTGCCCCAAGCAGGTCGCGCTTAACGGACGGGCGCAGTAA
- the ftsZ gene encoding cell division protein FtsZ: protein MSINIGPASDDDLRPKIMVVGVGGAGGNAIANMMEAEIEGVDFIVANTDAQALSSSPSEKRIQLGPDITGGLGAGARPEVGKAAAEETVEEIEDALDNVNMVFIAAGMGGGTGTGAAPVIAEAARKKGVLTVGVVTKPFLFEGTRRMRAAEAGIEELQKHVDTLIVIPNQNLFLVAKAETTFKEAFQLADEVLQQGVRSITDLMVMPGLINLDFADVRSVMSEMGKAMMGTGEGEGDNRALEAAERAIANPLLDGVSMTGAKGVIISIIGGEDMKLLEVDEAANHIRELVDEDANIIWGSAFNPDLEGKIRVSVVATGIEGDGVPAAAAPRAFSMRESSAPKRPILDLPSETVTEDEPFELNEGLAAEPEPEPFQAPEPEPYQAPEPEPEVASDDAFDLTDEAVEDEPETSFGLSPATSASDDAEEDDYDDVDEIVDPLAGLRNEHTERFDAGEDDGVPPPAEDTEFGGAAGEGGFGDERPTLDLSGDMAEPADSSQDEFSLDDEPVSGESPLATKPGRKRPVLGGDDDGADAGGGAGGSAGGGAAGGGGASSLPGNTLFERMANLSRGASSSDEDDDDEDGDDSSSGGLNIPRFLGRQNNQ from the coding sequence ATGAGCATCAATATCGGACCAGCATCGGACGACGATCTTCGTCCCAAGATCATGGTCGTGGGCGTCGGCGGCGCGGGCGGCAACGCCATCGCCAACATGATGGAGGCCGAGATCGAAGGCGTCGACTTCATCGTCGCCAACACCGACGCGCAGGCGCTGAGCAGTTCCCCGTCCGAAAAACGCATCCAGCTGGGACCCGACATCACCGGCGGCCTGGGTGCGGGCGCGCGCCCCGAAGTGGGCAAGGCTGCGGCCGAGGAAACGGTCGAGGAAATCGAAGACGCGCTCGATAATGTGAACATGGTCTTCATCGCCGCCGGCATGGGCGGTGGCACCGGTACCGGCGCGGCCCCCGTGATCGCCGAAGCCGCGCGCAAGAAGGGCGTGCTGACCGTTGGTGTCGTGACCAAGCCCTTCCTGTTCGAAGGCACGCGCCGCATGCGCGCCGCAGAAGCCGGCATCGAAGAGCTGCAGAAGCACGTCGATACGCTGATCGTCATTCCCAACCAGAACCTGTTCCTGGTCGCCAAGGCGGAAACCACCTTCAAGGAAGCCTTCCAGCTGGCCGACGAAGTGCTCCAGCAGGGCGTACGTTCGATCACGGACCTCATGGTCATGCCTGGCCTCATCAACCTCGACTTCGCCGACGTGCGCAGCGTGATGAGCGAGATGGGCAAGGCGATGATGGGCACCGGCGAAGGCGAGGGCGACAACCGCGCTCTCGAAGCCGCCGAACGCGCCATTGCCAATCCGCTGCTCGACGGCGTTTCCATGACCGGCGCCAAGGGCGTGATCATCTCGATCATCGGCGGCGAAGACATGAAGCTGCTCGAAGTCGACGAAGCGGCGAACCACATCCGCGAGCTGGTCGACGAAGACGCCAACATCATCTGGGGCAGCGCCTTCAACCCCGACCTGGAAGGCAAGATCCGTGTCTCGGTGGTTGCCACGGGCATCGAGGGCGACGGTGTTCCCGCAGCCGCGGCGCCGCGAGCATTCTCGATGCGCGAAAGCAGCGCGCCCAAGCGGCCGATCCTCGACCTCCCCAGCGAGACGGTAACCGAGGACGAGCCGTTCGAGCTCAACGAAGGCCTCGCCGCCGAGCCGGAGCCGGAACCGTTCCAGGCGCCCGAACCGGAACCTTATCAGGCTCCCGAGCCCGAGCCGGAAGTGGCCAGCGACGATGCGTTCGACCTCACCGACGAAGCCGTTGAAGACGAACCGGAAACGTCCTTCGGCCTCTCGCCCGCGACATCTGCTTCGGATGATGCGGAAGAGGACGACTACGACGACGTGGACGAGATCGTCGATCCGCTCGCGGGCCTGCGTAACGAACACACCGAACGTTTCGATGCCGGCGAGGACGATGGCGTCCCGCCGCCGGCCGAGGACACCGAATTCGGCGGCGCTGCTGGCGAAGGCGGCTTTGGCGACGAACGTCCGACGCTGGACCTTTCGGGCGACATGGCCGAGCCCGCCGACAGCTCGCAGGACGAGTTCTCGCTGGATGACGAGCCTGTCTCCGGCGAAAGCCCGCTGGCGACCAAGCCGGGCCGCAAGCGTCCGGTGCTGGGCGGCGATGACGACGGCGCGGATGCGGGCGGTGGTGCCGGCGGAAGCGCAGGGGGCGGCGCAGCAGGCGGTGGCGGCGCATCGTCGCTTCCCGGCAACACGCTGTTCGAGCGCATGGCCAACCTCTCGCGCGGTGCAAGCAGTTCCGACGAGGACGATGACGACGAGGATGGCGATGACAGCAGCTCCGGCGGCCTCAACATCCCCCGCTTCCTCGGACGCCAGAACAACCAGTAA